In Bacillus sp. NP247, one DNA window encodes the following:
- a CDS encoding aspartate-semialdehyde dehydrogenase, with the protein MIEKGYHVAVVGATGAVGQKIIELLEQETKFNIAEVTLLSSKRSAGKVVQFKGREIIIQEAKTTSFEGVDIAFFSAGGEVSRQFANHAVSSGAVVIDNTSEYRMAHGVPLVVPEVNANTLKEHNGIIAVPNCSALQMVTALQPIRKSFGIERIIVSTYQAVSGSGIHAIHELKEQAKSMLAGEKFKSTILPVKKDKKHYPIAFNVLPQVDIFTDNDFTFEEVKMIQETKKIFGDQNLKMAATCVRVPVASGHSESVYIELEKEATVAEIREVLLNAPGVILQDNPSEQLYPMPLYAEGKIDTFVGRIRKDPDMPNGFHLWIVSDNLLKGAAWNSVQIAETLVEKEII; encoded by the coding sequence ATGATTGAAAAGGGCTATCATGTAGCTGTTGTTGGGGCTACAGGTGCAGTAGGGCAGAAAATCATTGAACTGTTAGAACAAGAAACAAAGTTTAATATAGCTGAAGTTACATTACTTTCGTCAAAACGGTCCGCTGGTAAGGTAGTGCAATTTAAAGGACGAGAGATAATTATACAAGAGGCAAAAACAACTAGTTTTGAAGGTGTAGATATTGCCTTTTTTAGCGCTGGGGGAGAAGTTTCTAGACAATTTGCCAATCACGCAGTCTCTAGTGGCGCAGTCGTAATTGATAATACAAGTGAATACCGAATGGCACATGGTGTACCTCTCGTTGTTCCAGAAGTAAATGCGAACACATTAAAGGAACATAACGGTATTATTGCAGTTCCGAATTGTTCAGCATTACAGATGGTAACAGCTCTTCAGCCAATACGAAAATCATTTGGTATAGAACGAATTATCGTTTCAACGTATCAAGCTGTATCAGGCTCAGGAATCCATGCGATTCATGAATTAAAAGAACAGGCTAAATCAATGCTTGCAGGTGAAAAGTTTAAGAGTACTATATTACCAGTGAAGAAAGATAAAAAACATTATCCAATTGCGTTTAATGTACTACCACAAGTAGATATATTCACAGATAATGATTTCACATTTGAAGAAGTAAAAATGATTCAAGAAACGAAGAAAATTTTTGGAGACCAAAACTTGAAAATGGCAGCTACTTGTGTGCGTGTTCCAGTTGCATCAGGACATTCAGAATCGGTTTATATTGAACTTGAAAAAGAAGCAACTGTTGCAGAAATTAGAGAAGTGCTGCTGAATGCACCAGGTGTTATATTACAAGATAATCCTAGTGAACAGCTGTATCCAATGCCATTATATGCAGAAGGGAAAATAGATACATTTGTCGGGAGAATTAGAAAGGATCCTGATATGCCAAACGGATTCCATCTTTGGATCGTTTCCGATAATTTATTAAAAGGTGCGGCTTGGAATTCAGTTCAAATCGCAGAGACGTTGGTGGAAAAGGAGATTATTTAG
- a CDS encoding HAD family hydrolase, with translation MKKIIISDLDGTLLRSDKTISEKSINILRECKNNGDELIFATARPPRAINQYIPNVLKNEIIICYNGALVLKGNDILYEMKVSKNNVLEIIEIAKKYNLHQICLEINDKLYSNFDVTDYFGNVLCEVMDIRELNFEKASKVIVCTKGPINEDFTKELPIECNAVITDDGTLCQIMHAEVSKWNSIQHVLQHLNRDASEVIAFGDDYNDMEMIEKCGIGVAMSNAVEELKSVAKFIAKSNDEDGVATFLESNSYIYIN, from the coding sequence ATGAAAAAGATTATAATTTCAGATCTTGATGGGACTTTATTAAGAAGTGATAAAACAATTTCAGAGAAATCTATTAATATTTTAAGGGAGTGCAAAAATAATGGAGACGAACTAATTTTTGCTACGGCAAGGCCTCCAAGAGCTATAAACCAATATATTCCCAACGTGTTAAAGAATGAGATTATTATTTGTTATAACGGAGCGCTTGTTCTTAAAGGTAATGATATTTTATATGAAATGAAAGTTTCTAAAAATAACGTTTTAGAGATTATAGAAATAGCAAAAAAATATAATCTCCATCAGATTTGCCTTGAAATAAATGATAAACTGTACTCAAATTTTGATGTTACTGATTATTTCGGTAATGTACTGTGTGAAGTTATGGATATTAGAGAGTTGAACTTTGAAAAAGCTTCGAAAGTAATAGTTTGTACGAAAGGACCAATAAATGAGGATTTCACTAAAGAATTGCCTATTGAGTGCAATGCAGTCATTACAGATGACGGAACATTGTGTCAAATCATGCATGCAGAAGTTTCGAAGTGGAATAGCATTCAACATGTTCTACAGCATCTAAATCGAGACGCATCTGAAGTGATTGCATTTGGAGATGACTACAATGATATGGAAATGATAGAGAAGTGTGGGATTGGTGTAGCGATGAGTAATGCTGTTGAGGAATTAAAATCAGTTGCTAAATTTATTGCGAAAAGTAACGATGAAGATGGCGTTGCTACATTTTTGGAAAGTAATAGTTATATTTATATTAATTAG
- a CDS encoding LysR family transcriptional regulator: MEMRHVKTFCAIVKHSGFSKAAHALGYAQSTVTTHMKALENDLNIPLFDRLGKKVLLTKAGHQFHPYALELLAIYEKAQEIPQNSDDLEGTLTITSNESLAVYRLPQLLRTYKQENPKVNIVLETNTNEQAMKKLREGESDVIFLIGESIEHNDLITRTFSNETFGWILPAYSSAHANPFQLLQDTQFIFTEQSCGYRPMVDRFLHQSGNIPDKTFETSNVEVIKQSVMCELGISILPYIVVQESCQKEQLCFQPIETPAVIQSHVIYHKSRWISPVLQSFLSLLERD; encoded by the coding sequence ATGGAAATGAGACATGTTAAAACATTTTGTGCCATTGTTAAGCACAGCGGTTTTTCCAAAGCTGCTCATGCGTTAGGTTATGCCCAATCTACTGTAACAACGCATATGAAAGCATTAGAGAATGATTTAAACATTCCTCTTTTCGATCGATTAGGCAAAAAAGTACTTCTTACAAAAGCGGGTCATCAATTTCATCCGTATGCATTAGAATTACTTGCTATTTATGAAAAAGCGCAAGAAATCCCTCAAAATAGTGATGATTTAGAGGGAACATTAACGATTACATCTAACGAATCATTAGCAGTGTACCGGTTACCACAATTATTACGTACTTACAAACAAGAAAATCCGAAAGTGAATATCGTTCTTGAAACAAATACAAACGAGCAAGCAATGAAAAAGCTACGTGAAGGAGAAAGCGATGTTATCTTCCTAATTGGAGAAAGTATAGAACATAATGATTTGATTACACGTACTTTTAGTAATGAAACATTTGGATGGATTTTACCGGCTTATTCCTCTGCACACGCAAATCCATTCCAGTTATTACAGGACACCCAGTTTATTTTTACAGAACAAAGCTGTGGCTATAGACCGATGGTAGATCGTTTTTTACATCAAAGCGGGAATATTCCAGATAAAACATTTGAAACTTCCAATGTTGAAGTAATTAAACAATCCGTTATGTGTGAGTTAGGCATTTCAATTCTTCCTTATATTGTTGTACAAGAAAGTTGTCAAAAAGAACAACTATGTTTTCAGCCTATCGAAACTCCAGCCGTTATTCAAAGTCATGTAATCTATCATAAATCTAGATGGATCTCCCCGGTACTACAGTCGTTTCTTTCCTTACTAGAGCGAGACTAA
- a CDS encoding CPBP family intramembrane glutamic endopeptidase encodes MQNKQFKIIEAAKDGRRKVHPVFAVILAIVFLTLGELFMLFMLFLPKTETTFMKAMYNNIEMILTFGGAIFFVFLWIKFVEKRSFSSIGFWNEQWMRKYLRGALLGFIFISIPVILLVLTGNVKLQMQEITMTAIFGIAGSLVAFLIQGATEEIVVRGWLFPVLSVRSRIWIGIVVTSFLFGFLHLLNPGITILSISNIILVGVFAAFYVLKDSSLWGICAWHSIWNWAQYNVYGFAISGMTIYSTPLFKPVTNGNEVLHGGSFGIEGSIITTIMLSIASIVSWRQLWGRRAKQRDFS; translated from the coding sequence CACCCTGTTTTTGCTGTTATACTTGCTATTGTATTTTTAACTTTAGGTGAATTATTTATGTTATTTATGCTGTTTTTACCGAAAACAGAAACAACCTTTATGAAGGCAATGTATAACAATATTGAGATGATTTTAACGTTTGGCGGGGCTATATTTTTTGTGTTTTTATGGATTAAATTTGTTGAGAAAAGATCATTTTCATCCATTGGTTTTTGGAATGAGCAATGGATGAGAAAGTATTTGAGAGGGGCACTATTAGGGTTTATTTTCATTTCGATACCAGTAATTTTACTCGTATTAACAGGAAATGTAAAACTACAAATGCAAGAAATTACGATGACAGCTATATTTGGTATTGCAGGGTCTTTAGTCGCATTTTTAATACAAGGGGCCACTGAAGAAATTGTTGTACGAGGTTGGTTATTCCCAGTTCTTTCTGTTAGAAGTCGTATATGGATTGGGATTGTTGTGACGTCCTTTTTATTTGGTTTTCTTCATTTGCTTAATCCAGGAATTACAATTCTTTCAATATCGAATATAATATTAGTTGGTGTATTTGCAGCTTTTTACGTTCTAAAGGACAGTAGTCTTTGGGGGATTTGTGCATGGCATTCCATTTGGAATTGGGCACAATATAACGTCTATGGCTTTGCTATTAGTGGAATGACGATATATTCAACACCGCTATTTAAACCTGTAACAAATGGCAATGAAGTCCTTCATGGAGGCTCATTTGGGATTGAAGGTAGTATTATTACAACAATAATGCTTTCTATCGCTTCAATTGTTTCATGGAGACAGTTATGGGGGAGAAGAGCGAAACAACGAGATTTTAGTTAA
- a CDS encoding PRK06770 family protein, translated as MKTLFKIIGIIAGMAVIGVGLTYGMLYYLNNSKPAAKKTTPAAPAIEVLADINVKAEEAKLLENGNHSLPNSGFNKNFKWTDEHIQTALHEMAHQKTKADQKWGYIFITQERIESLIDIVKSNDLVQGSTYVDILERWKQGKYEKVDADHNKIWKLQSGNLGEGKGIMSEAEQKELINQVFMQKGTYSGSKLIAGGGQANK; from the coding sequence ATGAAAACACTATTTAAAATAATCGGTATTATAGCTGGTATGGCAGTAATTGGAGTAGGTTTAACATATGGTATGCTGTATTATTTAAATAATAGTAAACCAGCTGCGAAAAAGACAACACCAGCAGCTCCCGCAATAGAAGTGTTAGCTGATATTAATGTAAAAGCAGAAGAGGCGAAGCTTTTAGAAAATGGCAATCATTCATTACCAAATAGCGGTTTTAATAAAAATTTTAAATGGACAGATGAGCACATACAGACAGCATTACATGAAATGGCACATCAAAAAACGAAAGCCGATCAAAAGTGGGGCTATATTTTTATCACACAAGAACGTATTGAAAGTTTAATTGATATTGTAAAGAGCAATGATCTTGTACAGGGAAGTACATATGTTGACATTTTAGAACGATGGAAACAAGGAAAATATGAAAAAGTCGATGCGGATCACAATAAGATTTGGAAATTGCAAAGTGGGAACTTAGGAGAAGGGAAAGGAATAATGTCAGAAGCAGAACAAAAAGAATTAATTAATCAAGTGTTTATGCAAAAAGGTACATATTCGGGTAGCAAATTAATTGCAGGTGGGGGACAGGCTAATAAATAA
- a CDS encoding C45 family peptidase, whose amino-acid sequence MYKVKGYFSSLKGSHYEIGKQQGEFVKNHLYLIPQFMQEEHLILDNHWTESRKILNKYCPGINEEIEGFCEVLKIPFKNMMYYYQTLLKAGCSHCAVLPKKTDLEHTYVLRNYDLSPKIDDMRFCSTHVEGAYAHSGFSTQYFGRTEGVNEHGLSVTFSACGQPVGNIEGLRKPKVNGLQCFAVIRVLLEKCKNVKEAISLIKDLPIASNINIIVADPLNAAHIEIFDGYKSITTIDDDNQAFIVSTNHAVSSSIQKLNNRKLEQSTKRYHILHEHLNRNEKLSMESLKGLVEEEYPVGLTVHNYEEWFGTLHSVLFDLQDCTMNICFGSPLLNDWYSLKVGESLPFIEVNVNFTNKAYADFWREEKNDLIPKR is encoded by the coding sequence ATGTATAAAGTAAAAGGGTATTTTTCATCATTAAAAGGAAGCCATTATGAAATTGGAAAGCAGCAAGGGGAATTTGTAAAAAATCATCTGTACCTCATTCCACAATTTATGCAGGAAGAACATTTAATATTGGATAACCATTGGACAGAATCTAGAAAAATACTAAATAAATATTGTCCAGGAATAAATGAAGAAATTGAAGGCTTTTGTGAAGTGTTAAAAATTCCTTTTAAAAATATGATGTATTATTATCAAACACTATTAAAAGCAGGTTGTAGTCATTGTGCAGTATTGCCTAAAAAAACTGATTTAGAGCATACATATGTATTAAGAAATTATGATTTATCACCAAAAATTGATGATATGCGTTTTTGTTCGACGCATGTTGAAGGTGCGTATGCACATAGTGGTTTTTCTACTCAATACTTTGGCCGGACAGAAGGAGTGAACGAGCATGGATTATCTGTTACATTTTCAGCATGTGGCCAACCGGTAGGAAATATTGAAGGGTTAAGAAAACCAAAGGTAAATGGATTACAATGTTTTGCGGTAATCCGGGTATTATTGGAGAAATGTAAAAATGTTAAGGAAGCTATATCGTTAATAAAAGATCTGCCTATTGCAAGTAATATTAATATTATTGTAGCTGATCCTTTAAATGCAGCACATATTGAAATATTTGACGGATATAAATCCATAACAACGATTGATGATGACAATCAAGCTTTTATCGTATCAACAAACCATGCAGTTAGTTCATCTATTCAGAAATTAAATAATAGGAAATTAGAACAGTCTACAAAGAGATATCACATTTTACATGAACATTTAAATCGAAATGAAAAGTTGAGCATGGAGTCTTTAAAAGGATTAGTAGAAGAAGAATATCCTGTAGGGCTGACTGTACATAATTATGAAGAATGGTTTGGGACTTTGCATTCTGTATTATTTGATTTACAGGATTGTACAATGAATATTTGTTTCGGATCGCCACTTTTAAATGATTGGTATTCATTGAAAGTAGGAGAAAGTCTTCCGTTTATTGAGGTGAATGTGAATTTTACAAATAAAGCTTATGCTGACTTTTGGAGAGAAGAGAAAAATGATTTGATTCCTAAAAGGTAA